A window of Perognathus longimembris pacificus isolate PPM17 chromosome 6, ASM2315922v1, whole genome shotgun sequence contains these coding sequences:
- the Plagl2 gene encoding zinc finger protein PLAGL2 isoform X2: protein MATHSAQKPHQCMYCDKMFHRKDHLRNHLQTHDPNKEALHCAECGKNYNTKLGYRRHLAMHAASSGDLSCKVCLQTFESTQSLLEHLKAHSRRVAGGAKEKKHPCDHCDRRFYTRKDVRRHLVVHTGRKDFLCQYCAQRFGRKDHLTRHVKKSHSQELLKIKTEPVDMLGLLSCSSTVSVKEELSPVLCMASRDVMGAKAFPGMLPMGMYGAHIPAMPGTGMPHSLVHNTLPVGMSYPLESSPISSPAQLPPKYQLGSTSYLPDKLPKVEVDSFLADFPGSLSLSSAEPQPASPQPAAAAALLDEALLTKSPANLSEALCAANVDFSHLLGFLPLNLPPCNPPGAAGGLVMGYSQAEAQPLLTTLQAQPQDSPGAGGPLNFGPLHSLPPVFTSGLSSTTLPRFHQAFQ from the coding sequence ATGGCCACCCACTCGGCCCAGAAACCCCACCAGTGCATGTACTGTGATAAGATGTTTCACCGCAAGGACCATCTTCGGAACCACTTGCAGACCCACGACCCCAACAAAGAGGCCCTCCACTGCGCCGAGTGCGGTAAGAATTACAATACGAAGCTGGGCTACCGCCGCCACCTGGCCATGCATGCCGCCAGCAGTGGCGACCTCAGCTGCAAGGTCTGCCTGCAGACCTTTGAGAGCACCCAGTCCCTGCTGGAGCACCTGAAGGCTCACTCGCGCCGGGTAGCAGGCGGTGCCAAGGAGAAGAAGCACCCCTGTGACCACTGTGACCGGCGATTCTATACCCGCAAGGATGTGCGGCGGCACCTAGTGGTGCACACAGGCCGGAAGGACTTCCTGTGCCAGTACTGTGCCCAGAGATTTGGCCGCAAGGACCACCTGACACGTCATGTCAAGAAGAGCCACTCGCAGGAGCTGCTCAAGATCAAGACAGAGCCAGTGGACATGCTAGGCCTCCTCAGCTGCAGCTCCACAGTCAGCGTGAAGGAAGAGCTGAGCCCTGTGCTGTGCATGGCCTCTCGGGACGTGATGGGGGCCAAGGCCTTCCCTGGCATGCTGCCCATGGGCATGTATGGTGCCCACATCCCTGCCATGCCTGGCACAGGCATGCCACACTCCCTGGTGCACAATACGCTCCCCGTGGGCATGAGCTACCCTCTGGAATCCTCACCCATCTCTTCcccagctcagctccctccaaaATACCAGCTTGGATCTACCTCATACTTGCCCGACAAATTGCCCAAAGTGGAGGTGGATAGTTTCCTGGCGGATTTTCCTGGAAGCCTGTCTCTCTCATCCGCCGAACCCCAGCCCGCCTCACCTCAGCCGGCGGCAGCTGCGGCCCTCCTAGATGAAGCACTGCTCACCAAGAGCCCCGCCAACCTCTCTGAGGCCCTGTGCGCTGCTAATGTGGACTTCTCCCATTTACTGGGCTTCCTTCCACTCAATCTGCCCCCGTGTAACCCACCGGGAGCTGCAGGAGGCCTGGTCATGGGCTACTCCCAGGCTGAGGCCCAGCCCCTGCTCACCACTTTGCAAGCTCAGCCTCAAGATTCCCCAGGAGCTGGGGGACCCCTGAACTTCGGGCCTCTGCACTCCTTGCCTCCCGTCTTCACCTCTGGCCTGAGTAGCACCACCCTGCCTCGTTTCCATCAAGCATTCCAGTAG